A single Anopheles maculipalpis chromosome 3RL, idAnoMacuDA_375_x, whole genome shotgun sequence DNA region contains:
- the LOC126561308 gene encoding kinesin-like protein KIF13A isoform X2, protein MSDKIKVAVRVRPFNRRELELATENVIEMDGTQTILKYPASLDKMERKPPKIFAFDHCFYSTDANANNFASQELVFNNIGRDILENAFQGYNACIFAYGQTGSGKSYTMMGGQDSKGIIPRLCDELFASIAAKQTDELSYKVEVSYMEIYNEKVHDLLDPKTAKQSLKVREHNVLGPYVDGLSQLAVTSFLDIDNLMAEGNKSRTVAATNMNSESSRSHAVFTVVLTQTLIDTLSGVTGEKVSRVSLVDLAGSERAVKTGAVGDRLKEGSNINKSLTTLGLVISKLADSTGGGGGGGKNKDKFVPYRDSVLTWLLKDNLGGNSKTVMLATLSPAADNYEETLSTLRYADRAKRIVNHAVVNEDPNARIIRELRKEVETLREMLKHATGNNFGDMKRVDIHDKLAESENLMKQISQTWEEKLEKTEQIQSERQQALEKMGISVQDSGIKVEKNKYYLVNLNADPSLNELLVYYLKEETLIGGRSSSGSKQPDIQLLGLGIQPEHCLITIEDGELYMEPIENARCCVNGSVMSGKTALHHGDRILWGNHHFFRVNCPKSATNSAAMGASEPQTPAQHLDYYYAQEELMQNELSNNPIQAAISRLEKQHEEDKQVALEKQRQEYEKQFQQLRNILSPTTPYAPYAPYDPFRLGKLPPNTPTGQLRVEKWAQERDEMFKRSLGQLKTDIVRANALVQEANVLAEEMDKQTKFSVTLQIPPANLSPNRKRGAFVSEPAILVRRMNSGSQIWSMEKLENKLIDMRDMYQDYKERHLAAMEEAKAKSDPFYESQENHNLIGVANIFLEVLFHDVKLEYHTPIISQQGEVAGRLQVEISRVAGTFPQDRMCESASESSGDSHEDDEDSPDTPSPPPPTNSNQISCRISIKQASGLPLYLSNFVFCQYSFWNHEVAVVPATNQEVAGHNQNITFKFDHEADYVVTMNEEFMEHCTDGALSIEVWGHRSVGFSRMKDWEVEQQQAKARSLADRWAELSRKIELWVEIHELNDNGDWAPVEVQCARDMLTGGVYQLRQGFQRRVMVRVKPVQNSGTLPIICQSIINVSMGCVTVRSKLQKPMDSYQEEDLTVLRDKWSEALGRRRQYLDQQIQRLINKDDKTEQEKEREQSLVNQWVSLTEERNAVLVPAPGSGIPGAPASWDPPLGMEPHVPVLFLDLNADDLSTQGLSNDEVPLAGLNSILPKEHGNKFYNLQIIQHLDKDICAICSWDSSIHDCPALNRITEANERVYLILKTTVRLSHPAPMDLVLRKRLALNIYKRQSFTDRLKKLRIGRAESLSLQSGVTYEVVSNIPKASEELEDRESLAQIAATGDDCSASDGETYIEKYTKGVSAVESILTLDRLRQSVAVKELEQVRGPALSMRKTASVPNFSQMRFFDASFESLLSIGRSESYADLKMGLNNAQSTRETANSRQKMKNNGEESSGTGYGAARPTFLNLNINLNSLRLQPTKPSPAASKLAQRMTTLHEEPLIKQICYEEEGEDRFSEPDYADYNDFYEQPMGKKPSLSKMKSSYTVESFIDIDKRSQSTAAEGTNATGGKFAAGKTKVESASMGGISSAPVSGGSASGGNGTKYQTMTPSMSSSTSSGYGSQAVSCSNLTNDDTYSIRSLSVGETPDTMSPSNRMQDQIMSASTNAKSEEESVTSPTTSTSASEATLMAASMDSYSSSPTARVPSDAPKRVNPFLKDANIEAFEDSRSVESADATVKQQQQNEEDEGLGGEQTQSADSTTLSESTQMVDESEESDQSSANTKHSSDVMESSFSSTPGKQEIIPDWVVVGESVQIRPYNTSGVIAFIGATHFQGGTWIGVELDTPTGKNDGTVQGIQYFDCRPKHGIFVRVDKLILDKRGRAMRELKKAEKMKADLAGGKGAQRPLTGGAGMATNGPRK, encoded by the exons ATGTCGGACAAAATCAAAGTAGCCGTGCGGGTTCGCCCGTTCAACCGGCGAG AACTCGAACTCGCCACAGAAAACGTAATAGAAATGGATGGAACACAGACGATTTTGAAATATCCTGCCAGCCTAGACAAGATGGAAAG GAAACCACCCAAAATCTTCGCCTTTGATCACTGCTTCTACTCGACCGATGCCAACGCGAACAACTTTGCGTCACAGGAGCTGGTCTTCAACAACATCGGTCGGGACATTCTGGAGAATGCGTTCCAGGGCTACAATGCGTGCATCTTCGCATACGGCCAAACTGGCTCGGGCAAATCGTACACAATGATGGGCGGCCAGGACAGCAAAGGCATCATTCCGAGGCTGTGCGACGAGCTGTTCGCATCGATCGCAGCGAAACAGACGGACGAGCTAAGCTACAAGGTGGAAGTGTCCTACATGGAGATCTACAATGAGAAGGTGCACGATCTGCTTGATCCGAAAACTGCCAAACAGTCATTGAAGGTGCGCGAGCATAACGTGCTCGGCCCGTATGTCGATGGGCTATCGCAGCTGGCTGTCACCTCATTTCTG gaCATTGATAACCTGATGGCAGAAGGTAACAAATCGCGTACGGTCGCGGCAACGAACATGAACTCGGAATCGTCCCGCTCGCACGCAGTCTTCACAGTCGTGCTGACGCAGACACTAATCGACACACTATCCGGGGTAACGGGTGAAAAGGTGTCACGGGTATCGCTGGTAGATTTAGCCGGTAGTGAGCGCGCGGTAAAAACTGGAGCCGTCGGAGATCGGCTAAAAGAGGGCtcaaatatcaacaaaagTCTTACCACGCTCGGTTTGGTGATATCGAAGCTAGCGGACAGTACTgggggcggtggtggtggcggtaagAACAAAGATAAATTCGTGCCGTACCGTGACTCGGTACTGACGTGGTTGCTAAAGGACAATCTCGGTGGTAACTCGAAGACGGTCATGTTGGCAACATTATCACCAGCGGCCGATAATTACGAGGAGACACTGTCCACGCTTCGGTATGCTGATCGGGCGAAGCGAATCGTCAACCATGCCGTGGTTAATGAGGATCCAAATGCACGTATCATCCGTGAGCTCCGCAAGGAGGTGGAAACGTTGCGTGAGATGTTGAAGCACGCGACGGGCAACAACTTCGGTGACATGAAGCGCGTCGACATTCACGATAAGCTGGCGGAAAGCGAGAACCTCATGAAGCAGATCTCGCAAACGTGGGAAGAGAAGCTGGAGAAGACGGAACAGATCCAAAGCGAGCGGCAGCAGGCGCTCGAGAAGATGGGCATCAGTGTGCAGGACAGTGGCATCAAGGTGGAGAAGAACAAATACTATCTGGTCAATCTGAATGCCGATCCGTCACTGAACGAGCTGCTGGTGTACTACCTGAAGGAGGAAACACTGATCGGTGGCCGAAGCAGTAGCGGCAGCAAGCAGCCCGACATTCAGCTGCTTGGTCTCGGCATCCAGCCCGAACACTGTCTCATCACGATCGAGGACGGTGAGCTGTACATGGAACCGATCGAGAATGCTCGTTGCTGCGTGAATGGTTCGGTCATGAGTGGCAAAACGGCGCTGCACCACGGTGACCGTATTCTGTGGGGCAATCATCACTTTTTCCGCGTAAACTGTCCAAAATCGGCAACAAACAGTGCGGCGATGGGTGCTTCGGAACCTCAGACACCGGCACAACACCTCGACTATTACTACGCGCAGGAAGAATTGATGCAGAACGAGTTAAGCAACAATCCCATTCAGGCAGCTATCTCGCGGCTGGAGAAGCAGCACGAAGAAGACAAGCAGGTGGCACTCGAAAAGCAGCGTCAGGAGTACGAGAAGCAGTTCCAGCAGTTGCGAAACATCCTCTCGCCGACAACACCGTACGCTCCGTACGCACCTTACGATCCGTTCCGACTTGGAAAGTTGCCACCAAACACACCGACGGGCCAGCTACGCGTGGAGAAGTGGGCACAGGAAAGAGACGAGATGTTTAAACGATCACTCGGCCAGCTCAAAACCGATATCGTACGGGCCAATGCGCTTGTACAGGAGGCAAATGTGCTGGCGGAAGAGATggataagcaaacaaaattcaGTGTCACGCTGCAGATACCTCCGGCCAATCTCAGTCCGAACAGGAAACGGGGCGCGTTTGTAAGCGAACCAGCAATTTTGGTTCGACGCATGAACTCAGGCAGCCAAATCTGGAGCATGGAAAAGCTGGAAAACAAACTAATCGATATGCGCGACATGTACCAAGACTACAAGGAGCGCCATTTGGCTGCAATGGAGGAAGCGAAAGCAAAGTCGGATCCGTTTTACGAGTCGCAGGAAAATCATAACCTCATCGGTGTAGCAAACATTTTCCTGGAGGTGTTATTCCACGACGTGAAGTTGGAGTACCACACGCCGATCATTAGTCAGCAGGGTGAAGTGGCCGGACGGTTGCAGGTGGAAATAAGCCGAGTAGCCGGGACCTTCCCGCAGGATCGTATGTGTGAGTCGGCGTCAGAGAGTTCAGGCGACAGTCACGAGGACGATGAGGATTCGCCCGATACACcatcaccgccaccaccgaccaacaGCAATCAGATCAGCTGTAGAATCAGCATCAAGCAAGCGTCTGGACTGCCGCTCTATCTGTCCAACTTTGTGTTCTGTCAGTACTCGTTCTGGAACCACGAGGTGGCGGTAGTGCCGGCCACCAATCAAGAGGTCGCGGGGCACAACCAAAACATAACGTTCAAGTTCGATCACGAAGCGGACTACGTGGTGACAATGAACGAAGAGTTTATGGAGCACTGCACCGATGGTGCCCTCTCGATTGAGGTGTGGGGCCATCGGTCGGTCGGATTTTCGCGCATGAAGGACTGGGAGGTTGAGCAGCAACAGGCAAAGGCACGTTCGCTGGCCGATCGTTGGGCTGAACTGTCACGCAAGATCGAACTGTGGGTCGAGATTCATGAGCTGAACGATAATGGTGATTGGGCTCCGGTTGAGGTTCAGTGCGCTCGCGACATGCTGACCGGTGGAGTGTATCAGCTACGCCAAGGATTCCAACGACGTGTCATGGTGCGTGTGAAGCCGGTGCAAAACTCTGGGACTTTGCCTATCATCTGCCAGTCGATCATCAACGTGTCGATGGGATGTGTAACCGTTCGCTCAAAGCTACAGAAACCTATGGACTCGTATCAGGAGGAAGATCTTACCGTGTTACGGGACAAATGGAGTGAAGCGCTTGGGCGGCGGCGTCAGTATCTTGACCAGCAGATACAGCGGCTCATCAACAAAGACGATAAGACGGAGCAGGAGAAGGAGCGTGAGCAGAGTTTGGTGAATCAGTGGGTTTCACTGACGGAAGAGCGAAATGCGGTATTGGTACCGGCTCCTGGGTCAGGAATTCCTGGTGCACCTGCGTCCTGGGATCCACCGCTCGGCATGGAACCACACGTTCCTGTTCTGTTTCTCGATCTCAACGCGGACGACCTTTCGACGCAGGGTCTTTCGAACGACGAGGTCCCGCTCGCTGGTTTGAACTCGATCTTGCCTAAAGAGCATGGCAACAAGTTCTACAATTTGCAGATAATCCAACATCTGGATAAGGATATCTGCGCCATCTGTAGCTGGGACTCGTCGATTCACGACTGTCCGGCACTGAACCGCATCACGGAAGCGAATGAACGGGTTTACCTGATTCTGAAGACGACGGTGCGACTTTCGCATCCGGCACCGATGGATTTGGTGCTGCGCAAGCGGCTTGCACTGAACATTTACAAACGACAGAGCTTTACCGATCGGCTGAAGAAGCTGCGCATTGGTCGAGCGGAGTCACTGTCGTTACAGTCGGGTGTAACCTATGAGGTAGTTTCCAACATTCCAAAGGCCTCCGAAGAGTTGGAGGATCGTGAGTCTTTGGCACAGATAGCCGCCACCGGCGATGATTGTTCAGCAAGCGATGGCGAAACATACATCG AAAAATATACCAAAGGAGTATCGGCTGTGGAGAGCATTTTGACGCTGGATCGACTAAGGCAGAGTGTGGCCGTAAAGGAGCTGGAACAGGTGCGCGGACCGGCACTTTCTATGCGCAAGACGGCCAGTGTGCCAAACTTCTCACAG ATGAGATTCTTCGATGCATCGTTCGAGTCACTGCTGAGCATTGGACGTTCGGAGTCGTATGCTGACCTGAAGATGGGTCTTAACAATG CGCAAAGTACGCGTGAGACAGCCAACAGTAGGCAAAAGATGAAGAACAATGGCGAGGAATCGTCCGGAACGGGTTACGGCGCAG CTCGTCCCACATTCCTCAATCTGAATATCAATCTGAATTCCTTGCGACTTCAGCCAACTAAAC CGTCACCAGCGGCGAGTAAGTTGGCCCAAAGGATGACGACTCTACACGAGGAACCGTTGATCAAGCAGATTTGCTACGAGGAAGAAGGCGAAGATCGGTTCAGTGAGCCGGATTATGCCGATTACAACGACTTCTACGAGCAGCCAATGGGCAAGAAACCATCACTGTCGAAGATGAAATCATCCTATACCGTCGAATCGTTTATTGACATCGATAAGCGTAGTCAATCGACGGCTGCCGAAGGGACGAATGCAACGGGTGGAAAGTTTGCTGCCGGTAAAACGAAGGTGGAATCGGCGTCTATGGGTGGAATCTCATCGGCGCCGGTATCGGGTGGTAGTGCCAGTGGTGGTAATGGGACGAAATATCAAACCATGACACCTAGCATGAGCTCGTCTACTTCGAGTGGCTATGGATCGCAAGCCGTGTCGTGCAGCAACCTTACCAACGATGACACATACTCCATCCGGTCACTAAGCGTCGGAGAAACTCCTG ATACTATGTCGCCGTCCAACAGAATGCAGGATCAAATCATGTCCGCTAGCACCAATGCCAAATCGGAGGAGGAATCTGTGACCTCTCCGACGACCTCAACCTCCGCCTCGGAAGCCACGCTAATGGCGGCGAGCATGGACAGTTACAGCAGCAGTCCAACTGCACGAGTCCCGAGTGACGCACCGAAGCGCGTCAATCCGTTCCTGAAGGATGCCAACATTGAAGCGTTTGAAGACAGCAGATCAGTTGAATCTGCCGATGCAACAgtgaaacagcagcaacaaaacgaaGAGGATGAAGGATTAGGCGGAGAACAAACTCAGTCTGCTGATTCGACGACTTTGAGCGAATCGACCCAGATGGTAGACGAGAGTGAAGAAAGCGATCAAAGCTCAGCAAATACCAAACACTCCTCAGACG TGATGGAAAGCAGCTTTTCCTCGACGCCAGGCAAGCAGGAAATCATTCCCGACTGGGTGGTAGTTGGCGAATCCGTGCAAATCAGGCCCTACAACACGAGCGGTGTGATAGCCTTTATCGGTGCCACTCACTTCCAA GGAGGAACTTGGATCGGAGTGGAGCTCGATACGCCAACTGGTAAAAATGACGGAACCGTGCAAGGCATCCAATACTTTGACTGCCGTCCAAAGCATGGCATTTTCGTGCGCGTTGATAAGCTGATTCTTGACAAGCGGGGCCGTGCAATGCGTGAGCTGAAGAAGGCTGAAAAAATGAAag cggATCTTGCTGGCGGTAAAGGAGCACAAAGACCGCTAACGGGTGGTGCTGGAATGGCAACGAATGGGCCACGTAAATGA